A single region of the Deefgea piscis genome encodes:
- the tnpB gene encoding IS66 family insertion sequence element accessory protein TnpB (TnpB, as the term is used for proteins encoded by IS66 family insertion elements, is considered an accessory protein, since TnpC, encoded by a neighboring gene, is a DDE family transposase.): MMPPLASLQLVVEPVDMRLGIEGLSAKIHARLQRSPIEGVAYAFRNQRSNRLKVLLWDRTGVWLAQRRLHQGRFVWPQAGDVIFTLDAAQWQWLVSGVDWQRLAPPPLPEYAY; the protein is encoded by the coding sequence ATGATGCCGCCATTGGCTTCGCTGCAATTGGTTGTCGAACCGGTCGATATGCGCCTTGGTATCGAGGGTTTGTCGGCCAAGATTCATGCCCGTTTGCAGCGTTCCCCCATCGAAGGTGTGGCGTATGCGTTTCGCAATCAGCGCAGTAATCGCTTGAAGGTGTTGCTGTGGGATCGCACCGGTGTGTGGTTGGCACAGCGGCGTTTGCATCAAGGTCGGTTTGTTTGGCCGCAAGCGGGCGATGTGATCTTTACGCTGGATGCGGCGCAGTGGCAATGGTTGGTGAGTGGGGTCGATTGGCAACGACTCGCGCCGCCACCGCTACCAGAATACGCCTACTAA
- the glmS gene encoding glutamine--fructose-6-phosphate transaminase (isomerizing), with translation MCGIVGAVSNRNVVPMLLAGLTRLEYRGYDSSGIALNGEQQLERIRVAGRVADLAERCQNASGQSGIAHTRWATHGIPSEANAHPHLGGDSVMLVHNGIIENHAELKLELQAAGYVFSSETDTEAIAHLIHFNLQRTHHLQTAVQESILRLRGAFAIGVASLAEPNVLICARQGSPLVIGLGFEEQFFASDIAALLPLTQRMIYLEEGDLAVLNTREVQIFDRQGQRVERPARTLDVITDSADLGPYRHYMQKEIFAQPVALADTLAAALKHGFSPELFGSNADEIFSNTTAIRIVACGSSYHAGLVARYWIEEYTGLPVSVDIASEYRYRSGKEQDGSLIVAISQSGETADLLAALRSAKERGQVHILALCNVAHSTLTREADLVALTHAGIEIGVASTKAFTTQLAALFTLAGTLAHCRQTLTQAELTELANCLPRLPAMFTDIFPLETALEEWAHELSHYNHALFLGRHTLFPIALEGALKLKEIAYIHAEGYAAGELKHGPLALVDEEMPVIVCAANDALFDKLLSNLREVQARGGKIFLIAEPGCEAAFDYCHRTITLPSQTGPLAPIVFTLPLQFLAYHTACRKGTDVDKPRNLAKSVTVE, from the coding sequence ATGTGCGGAATTGTTGGCGCAGTATCGAATCGAAATGTTGTTCCTATGTTATTGGCAGGTCTTACCCGACTTGAATACCGCGGTTATGACTCCAGCGGCATCGCACTCAATGGCGAACAGCAGTTAGAACGCATTCGCGTCGCCGGCCGAGTGGCCGATTTAGCCGAACGCTGCCAAAATGCATCAGGTCAAAGTGGCATTGCCCACACCCGCTGGGCGACCCATGGTATTCCATCAGAAGCCAATGCTCATCCGCATTTAGGCGGCGACTCCGTCATGCTGGTACACAATGGCATTATTGAAAACCACGCCGAACTCAAGCTTGAGCTACAAGCCGCTGGCTATGTTTTTAGCTCAGAAACCGATACTGAAGCGATTGCCCATTTAATCCATTTTAATTTGCAGCGCACTCATCACCTGCAAACCGCAGTGCAAGAAAGTATTCTTCGTTTACGCGGCGCATTCGCCATTGGTGTCGCCAGCTTAGCCGAACCCAATGTATTAATTTGCGCCCGACAAGGTAGCCCCTTAGTCATCGGCCTTGGTTTTGAAGAACAATTTTTTGCTTCAGACATCGCCGCCCTATTGCCACTCACCCAACGCATGATTTACCTAGAAGAAGGTGATTTAGCGGTACTCAATACCCGCGAAGTGCAAATTTTTGATCGACAAGGCCAACGTGTTGAACGCCCTGCACGCACCTTGGATGTCATTACCGATTCAGCCGACTTAGGCCCTTACCGCCACTACATGCAAAAAGAAATTTTTGCCCAACCCGTCGCTCTCGCCGACACACTTGCTGCCGCACTCAAACACGGATTTTCTCCTGAATTATTTGGCAGCAATGCCGATGAAATTTTCAGCAACACCACTGCAATCCGTATCGTCGCTTGTGGCTCAAGCTATCACGCCGGTCTGGTTGCCCGTTACTGGATTGAAGAATACACCGGCCTACCCGTCAGCGTTGATATCGCCAGTGAATACCGCTATCGCAGCGGCAAAGAACAAGACGGCAGCTTGATAGTGGCGATCTCACAATCGGGAGAAACCGCCGATTTACTCGCCGCGCTTCGTTCTGCCAAAGAGCGCGGCCAAGTGCATATTTTGGCTTTGTGCAATGTCGCTCATTCCACACTCACACGCGAAGCCGACCTTGTCGCACTCACCCATGCCGGTATTGAAATTGGTGTAGCGTCCACCAAAGCATTCACCACCCAGCTGGCCGCGCTATTTACCCTGGCCGGCACACTGGCCCACTGCCGCCAAACCTTAACCCAAGCAGAATTAACTGAACTGGCCAATTGCCTACCCCGCTTGCCTGCTATGTTCACTGATATTTTCCCACTAGAAACCGCGCTAGAAGAATGGGCTCACGAACTAAGCCACTATAACCATGCACTATTTTTAGGTCGCCATACGCTATTCCCAATTGCACTCGAAGGCGCACTCAAGCTCAAAGAAATTGCCTACATCCACGCCGAAGGCTACGCTGCTGGCGAACTCAAACACGGGCCACTGGCCTTGGTAGACGAAGAAATGCCTGTCATTGTCTGCGCCGCCAATGATGCGCTATTTGATAAATTACTGTCTAACCTACGTGAAGTCCAAGCACGTGGCGGCAAGATTTTTCTAATCGCCGAACCTGGCTGTGAAGCCGCCTTTGACTACTGCCATCGCACCATTACCCTACCAAGTCAAACCGGCCCACTAGCGCCAATTGTCTTTACACTACCACTGCAATTTTTGGCCTACCACACCGCCTGCCGTAAAGGCACCGACGTCGACAAACCTAGAAATCTTGCGAAAAGTGTGACAGTTGAGTAG
- a CDS encoding AI-2E family transporter gives MKNKTADFVEPLVALAVICLLSLTIFSIVRPFLAATLWAGILVISTWRPYLFLVKCLRGRRALAAVTMIAALCCFILLPIVLAASDFSSVASTWSIQLHASFGEGWPALPQWLVSLPVAGNYIDQFWNKLGAKDAETITSFRSYIAPASQLLLLLAKEIGSGMMLLVMSLFISFFIYMGGEDLLAWIRGFVERLAGERSIELLGISLASTKGVVYGFMGTAVVQAVLAWVAFLISGVPNAASLGFASFILALMPFGPSLIGLPAAAWLYYQGEVGWSIFMVVWMLFVVGSADNVIKPLLIGKGSSLPFILIFFGVLGGALAFGMLGVFIGPVLLTIFYELARSWIFYPQRLPPATVTTLPDESKE, from the coding sequence ATGAAAAACAAAACAGCGGATTTTGTTGAGCCCTTAGTGGCATTGGCAGTGATATGTTTGTTGTCATTGACGATTTTTTCGATTGTTCGCCCATTTTTGGCTGCCACTTTGTGGGCCGGTATTTTGGTGATTAGCACTTGGCGACCGTATCTTTTTTTAGTGAAGTGCCTACGTGGTCGGCGTGCACTCGCGGCGGTGACGATGATTGCTGCGCTATGTTGTTTTATTCTTTTGCCGATTGTTTTGGCGGCGAGTGATTTTTCAAGTGTTGCTTCAACTTGGAGTATTCAGCTGCATGCGTCATTTGGCGAGGGCTGGCCAGCATTACCCCAGTGGTTGGTTTCTTTGCCGGTGGCGGGTAATTATATTGATCAATTTTGGAACAAACTTGGCGCTAAAGATGCTGAAACGATTACTTCGTTTCGTAGTTATATCGCGCCGGCATCACAGCTATTACTGCTACTGGCCAAAGAGATTGGCAGTGGCATGATGTTGTTGGTGATGAGTTTATTTATTTCATTTTTTATTTACATGGGTGGCGAAGATTTATTGGCGTGGATTCGCGGTTTTGTTGAGCGACTCGCTGGCGAGCGCAGTATTGAGTTATTGGGCATTTCTTTGGCTTCGACTAAGGGCGTGGTCTATGGCTTTATGGGGACGGCCGTAGTGCAGGCGGTGTTGGCATGGGTGGCCTTTTTGATATCGGGCGTGCCGAATGCCGCATCACTTGGCTTTGCGAGCTTTATTTTAGCGTTAATGCCGTTTGGTCCATCGTTGATTGGTTTGCCTGCTGCGGCATGGTTGTATTATCAAGGCGAAGTGGGCTGGTCGATTTTTATGGTGGTCTGGATGCTGTTTGTGGTGGGCTCGGCCGATAATGTGATTAAACCATTGTTGATTGGTAAAGGCAGTTCACTACCATTTATTTTGATTTTCTTTGGTGTGCTTGGCGGCGCGTTAGCTTTTGGGATGCTGGGGGTATTTATTGGCCCAGTCCTGTTGACGATTTTTTATGAGCTAGCGCGTAGCTGGATTTTTTATCCGCAGCGTTTGCCACCAGCGACCGTTACCACCTTGCCAGATGAGTCGAAAGAATAA